From Candidatus Zixiibacteriota bacterium, a single genomic window includes:
- a CDS encoding metallophosphoesterase: MKLAFISDTHFGDTNCALIDHANITRGNKFDLFAQAAGTGNDFLVVMGDIFDFSVSSYEDAYRRAKVFFELVKKENIAKSILYVPGNHDFDMWHTVQQEFRIIHQVRRGKPAEWFRWSLPGFIDDRKERGNKRGVYLPGPIDGPINPDAPPDANKLFLNGITLNPAGGGEATNFYVAYPNLYMITDKESLLITHGHYLEAFWSLSGEWLRKIAQKDLPQKVIIEDLVAFNVPLCQASCSSIGQAGKLTPLVQKIEHEVKYGNLKRVKRYLNRIVTALDEMTKLKWYNPETWVREWLTDLVANKVEKEVIKGLEEAEDTRYSEEFITKKEVLMRFKRYFQASLREIQQLKDEYGLEMSQPQRVIFGHTHRPIKWLDPKAPNTTVNKMSVRLYNTGGWLYRKNPKTKKTEFCGAEVFTYNSDDGFASTRIE, encoded by the coding sequence ATGAAACTTGCTTTCATTTCCGACACGCATTTCGGCGACACCAATTGTGCGCTGATTGATCACGCTAACATTACCAGGGGGAACAAGTTCGATCTATTCGCCCAGGCCGCCGGGACCGGGAACGACTTCCTGGTGGTGATGGGAGACATTTTCGATTTCTCCGTCAGTAGTTATGAGGATGCCTACCGGCGGGCAAAAGTGTTCTTCGAATTGGTGAAGAAGGAAAACATAGCCAAGAGTATCCTGTACGTTCCGGGCAATCACGACTTTGACATGTGGCACACGGTCCAGCAGGAATTCAGAATCATACACCAGGTGCGCCGCGGCAAACCGGCTGAGTGGTTCCGCTGGTCGCTCCCTGGGTTCATTGATGATCGCAAGGAGAGAGGTAACAAACGGGGAGTCTACCTGCCCGGCCCCATCGACGGACCGATCAATCCGGACGCGCCACCGGATGCCAATAAGCTGTTTCTCAACGGTATCACCCTGAATCCGGCCGGGGGCGGCGAAGCTACCAACTTTTATGTGGCTTATCCAAATCTCTATATGATAACCGACAAGGAATCACTGCTCATCACACACGGCCATTATCTCGAAGCTTTCTGGAGTCTATCCGGTGAGTGGCTTCGCAAAATCGCCCAGAAAGATCTGCCACAGAAGGTCATCATTGAGGACTTGGTGGCCTTCAACGTACCTCTCTGTCAGGCTTCATGCTCAAGCATCGGCCAGGCGGGCAAGCTCACCCCTCTGGTACAAAAAATCGAACATGAGGTGAAATACGGAAACCTGAAGCGAGTCAAGCGGTACCTCAACAGGATCGTCACGGCCCTGGATGAAATGACCAAACTCAAATGGTACAACCCGGAGACCTGGGTGCGCGAGTGGCTTACCGATCTCGTGGCCAACAAAGTCGAAAAGGAAGTAATCAAGGGGCTGGAAGAAGCAGAGGACACACGCTATAGCGAAGAGTTCATTACCAAAAAGGAAGTGCTGATGCGTTTCAAGCGCTACTTCCAGGCAAGTTTGCGGGAGATTCAACAACTCAAAGATGAATACGGCCTCGAAATGAGCCAGCCACAGAGAGTGATATTCGGACACACTCATCGTCCGATTAAATGGCTCGATCCCAAGGCGCCCAACACCACCGTGAACAAGATGAGCGTCAGGCTGTACAACACCGGCGGATGGCTTTACAGAAAGAATCCCAAAACAAAGAAAACGGAATTCTGTGGTGCCGAAGTCTTTACATACAACTCCGATGACGGGTTTGCATCAACGCGAATTGAGTGA
- the kynB gene encoding arylformamidase — translation MKPDKQRSGLIDISQPVAPGIPVWPGDTEYHRFWVMQMDRGDSCNVGSTTMSLHTGTHADAPLHFRQGGVSISEVALDVYFGPALVVDALNAPQITVDYLNDLPESTPERLLFKTHSDMPETFDTDFCCLSTDAARMLVGSGVKLVGLDTPSVDPFDSKTMESHHILTEGGVAILENLALQEVTAGVYELIAFPLKLVGMDASPVRAVLRVV, via the coding sequence GTGAAGCCAGACAAACAGAGATCGGGGCTGATCGATATCTCACAGCCGGTTGCTCCCGGTATTCCGGTTTGGCCGGGGGATACGGAGTATCATCGGTTTTGGGTGATGCAGATGGATCGCGGCGACTCCTGCAATGTCGGCAGTACAACTATGTCCCTGCACACCGGGACGCACGCCGATGCGCCGCTTCACTTTCGGCAAGGCGGCGTCTCGATCTCGGAGGTCGCCCTGGACGTTTACTTTGGACCGGCGCTGGTTGTGGATGCTCTAAATGCACCGCAGATTACGGTCGACTATTTGAACGATCTGCCTGAGTCAACGCCCGAACGTCTCTTGTTCAAAACGCATTCGGACATGCCGGAGACGTTTGATACCGACTTTTGCTGTTTATCAACTGATGCGGCCAGGATGCTTGTGGGGTCTGGTGTGAAACTGGTCGGGTTGGACACACCTTCGGTCGACCCGTTCGACTCCAAGACAATGGAATCGCATCATATACTGACCGAAGGAGGTGTGGCCATACTTGAGAACCTTGCCTTGCAGGAGGTGACAGCCGGAGTCTACGAACTGATCGCCTTTCCCTTGAAGCTGGTCGGCATGGACGCCTCCCCAGTGCGGGCGGTGCTGAGGGTAGTTTGA
- a CDS encoding aminotransferase class V-fold PLP-dependent enzyme → MKDLLDYRTEFESLENCHHLIANSLGAMPNKARECSDRYLKLWSTRGVRAWEEEWWMIARTVGDKIGSLMNAASDTVSIHANVTSAQATVLSCFDFDKPRDKVVMVQQEFPSLLYLYRQTLRDRGRLEIVPCPDGMTVPTQAVLDAIDETTALVSISQVLFKSAYIVDVAAVIEKAHRVGALVLVDIFQGLGAVPVDIQTLGADFAAGGCLKWLCGGPGVGYLYVKPEVALELTPRFTGWLAHENPFAFDPSPIRFAEGSYKWMNGTPAVPALYTCQPGLDIITEIGVPRIRKRSLEMTSRLAQLAREREWSVFTPEDPKHRGGTITLNVAKAETVTRELLARSFLVDYRPGAGIRVSPHFYNSDQEIDDLVVEIEKILTELSVKQKT, encoded by the coding sequence ATGAAAGACCTTCTGGACTACCGCACCGAATTCGAGTCGCTTGAGAATTGCCATCATCTTATCGCCAATTCGCTGGGCGCCATGCCCAACAAAGCGCGCGAGTGTTCTGATCGGTACCTCAAGCTATGGAGCACACGCGGGGTTCGTGCCTGGGAGGAAGAGTGGTGGATGATAGCGCGGACAGTCGGCGACAAAATCGGATCGTTGATGAATGCCGCATCCGACACGGTTTCGATCCACGCCAATGTCACCAGTGCGCAGGCAACGGTGCTGTCATGTTTTGATTTTGATAAGCCCCGCGACAAGGTCGTAATGGTCCAGCAGGAGTTTCCATCGCTGTTATACTTGTACCGGCAGACGCTACGCGATCGGGGACGGTTGGAAATCGTGCCGTGTCCCGACGGCATGACTGTGCCGACCCAGGCGGTGTTGGATGCTATCGATGAAACGACGGCACTGGTATCGATCTCGCAGGTTCTGTTCAAGTCGGCATATATTGTCGATGTCGCTGCCGTTATCGAGAAAGCGCACCGGGTCGGCGCGCTGGTGCTGGTGGATATTTTCCAGGGGTTGGGGGCGGTACCTGTCGATATCCAGACACTGGGCGCCGACTTTGCCGCCGGCGGTTGTTTGAAGTGGTTGTGTGGCGGCCCCGGTGTGGGTTACCTGTACGTTAAGCCAGAGGTAGCCCTGGAACTTACGCCGCGTTTTACCGGATGGCTGGCTCACGAAAACCCGTTCGCTTTTGACCCCTCGCCGATACGCTTTGCCGAGGGTTCTTACAAGTGGATGAACGGTACGCCGGCGGTACCGGCCTTGTATACCTGCCAACCCGGGCTGGACATCATTACAGAAATAGGTGTGCCGCGTATTCGAAAGCGGTCGCTTGAGATGACCTCGCGCCTGGCCCAATTGGCCCGGGAACGTGAGTGGTCCGTTTTTACGCCGGAGGATCCGAAACATCGCGGGGGAACAATAACTCTCAATGTCGCTAAGGCCGAGACGGTCACGCGCGAACTACTGGCCCGCAGTTTCCTTGTCGACTACCGGCCGGGCGCCGGCATCCGCGTCTCGCCGCACTTTTACAACAGTGATCAGGAAATCGACGACCTGGTGGTCGAGATTGAAAAGATTCTAACCGAACTATCGGTTAAGCAGAAGACGTGA
- a CDS encoding deoxyribonuclease IV has product MLFGAHESIAGGVFNAIERGKKATCDTIQMFNKSNNQWRAKKLETAEVDQYLAAIESTGVTVSCSHTSYLINIASPDEALREKSRNSLTEEMQRCNLLKIPNLVLHPGSHVGSGEELGLATIIESINLMFDELGDNNVTLLLEATAGQGSNLGYKFEQLAQIIDGVEDQEHIGVCLDTCHIFAAGYPLSDPKDFKKTIKQFDDIVGLERLQVIHMNDSKREFASRKDRHEHIGKGHIGLEAFRNIVNDRRLKKVPMILETPKGDDLSEDIENLAILRGLVK; this is encoded by the coding sequence ATGCTGTTTGGCGCCCACGAATCTATCGCCGGTGGTGTTTTCAACGCCATCGAACGAGGCAAAAAGGCAACCTGCGATACCATCCAGATGTTCAACAAATCCAACAATCAGTGGCGGGCCAAGAAGCTTGAGACGGCCGAAGTCGATCAGTACCTTGCGGCCATTGAAAGCACCGGGGTCACGGTTTCGTGTTCGCACACCAGCTATCTGATCAACATCGCGTCGCCGGATGAAGCCTTACGCGAGAAATCTCGCAACTCGCTCACAGAAGAAATGCAGCGTTGTAACCTTTTGAAGATTCCCAACCTGGTATTGCATCCCGGCTCACATGTCGGTTCCGGCGAAGAGCTTGGTCTGGCCACGATTATTGAGAGCATCAATCTGATGTTCGATGAACTGGGCGACAACAATGTCACGCTTTTGTTGGAAGCGACCGCCGGGCAGGGTTCCAACCTCGGTTACAAGTTCGAACAGTTGGCGCAGATCATTGATGGCGTCGAGGACCAAGAACATATAGGCGTATGTCTGGATACCTGTCACATTTTTGCGGCCGGCTATCCCCTAAGCGATCCGAAAGACTTCAAAAAGACAATCAAGCAGTTTGATGATATAGTCGGGTTGGAGCGCCTCCAGGTCATTCACATGAACGACAGCAAACGGGAATTCGCATCGCGCAAGGATCGTCACGAACACATCGGGAAAGGGCACATAGGCCTTGAGGCCTTTCGAAATATCGTTAATGATCGCAGGCTTAAGAAAGTGCCCATGATCCTTGAGACACCCAAAGGCGATGACCTTTCTGAAGACATCGAAAACCTGGCCATCTTGCGAGGATTGGTCAAGTAG
- a CDS encoding YCF48-related protein, which produces MALLVTVLLVTFCACDNKGPTQTSNRGRGWHTQRPVPTGNDIRDIEFIDEQNGWVVGDAGTILRTVDAGDSWIREKSNTDLNLNAICMLDHKSAWIVGSNGLILTTTNAFRSWYQVSSGTPSSLYDVTFTDKLNGWAVGASGTIIHTSNGGSVWQKQQSGVGVSLRSVFFHSNRVGWAVGGNRVVSTINGGETWESQTIEHDNTYMRLKAVAFADQWIGVAVGEAIYYDSFAGVRLRTTDGGETWMVTLTPVEHSDVLFTDYTTGWIQGPLQKTTDGGETWQVIDNGLGWWSYQSIDFQGDMAWATGRGGRMARSVDGGVTWEPISTGTGSWFNTLQMVDSLHGWAGGYRTFLATEDGGKTWNPRGEQELGLWEIEFISRTEGWYVTAGATVYHTTDGGYTWEKQIEDLGRGLYDIDFVNDTVGWAVGWAGTIARTDDGGVTWRGQVAPVWESMESVCFVSEQIGWIVGRDGGVYRTVNGGELWVQNPVALEGWLHEVIFLDSLNGWCAGGGRVFHSTDGGLTWTVQLDAPAHFFRIQFVDELYGWVTGYNGDVYATTDGGENWKLQETGSDDVFQGLFFTDRNHGWAAGRDGTIIHTSNGGW; this is translated from the coding sequence GTGGCGCTTCTTGTCACTGTTCTGCTAGTTACGTTTTGTGCCTGTGATAACAAGGGTCCTACGCAAACCAGTAATAGGGGCAGAGGCTGGCATACTCAAAGACCAGTGCCAACTGGCAATGATATCAGAGATATTGAGTTTATTGACGAACAGAACGGCTGGGTAGTAGGGGATGCCGGCACCATTCTACGCACAGTCGATGCCGGCGATAGCTGGATTCGCGAGAAGAGCAATACTGATCTGAATTTGAACGCAATTTGCATGCTCGATCACAAGTCGGCCTGGATAGTCGGCTCAAATGGCCTGATACTGACAACAACCAACGCTTTTCGATCATGGTATCAAGTTTCCTCCGGTACACCGTCAAGTCTCTACGATGTTACCTTCACTGATAAATTGAACGGGTGGGCGGTAGGCGCTTCCGGCACGATTATCCACACCAGCAACGGTGGTAGTGTTTGGCAGAAACAGCAAAGCGGTGTTGGTGTGTCGCTGAGGAGCGTCTTCTTTCACAGTAACAGAGTGGGCTGGGCGGTCGGTGGGAATCGGGTTGTGTCCACTATAAATGGAGGCGAGACCTGGGAATCCCAGACGATTGAACATGACAACACCTATATGAGGTTGAAGGCTGTTGCTTTTGCGGATCAATGGATCGGAGTTGCTGTCGGCGAAGCAATTTATTACGATAGTTTTGCAGGAGTGCGCCTCCGCACAACCGACGGTGGTGAGACATGGATGGTAACCCTTACGCCGGTGGAGCACAGTGATGTTCTGTTCACCGATTACACCACTGGGTGGATACAGGGACCTTTGCAAAAGACGACCGACGGAGGGGAAACATGGCAAGTCATCGATAACGGGCTTGGCTGGTGGAGCTATCAGTCGATCGACTTTCAGGGAGATATGGCGTGGGCAACGGGCAGGGGCGGACGTATGGCGCGGAGTGTCGATGGCGGCGTTACCTGGGAACCGATCAGTACCGGCACAGGTAGTTGGTTCAACACCCTTCAGATGGTTGACAGTCTCCATGGCTGGGCGGGTGGGTATCGGACTTTCCTCGCTACCGAGGACGGCGGCAAAACCTGGAATCCGAGAGGTGAGCAGGAGCTGGGACTTTGGGAAATCGAGTTCATAAGCCGGACCGAGGGCTGGTATGTAACTGCAGGCGCCACTGTTTATCATACCACCGACGGCGGATACACCTGGGAAAAGCAAATTGAGGACCTGGGGAGAGGTCTGTACGATATCGACTTCGTCAATGACACAGTCGGCTGGGCGGTCGGCTGGGCCGGTACTATTGCACGCACCGACGACGGGGGCGTCACCTGGAGAGGACAGGTTGCCCCGGTGTGGGAATCGATGGAATCTGTCTGTTTCGTCAGTGAGCAAATCGGATGGATCGTGGGGAGGGATGGGGGAGTCTACAGAACTGTCAATGGGGGTGAGCTGTGGGTCCAAAACCCGGTTGCGTTGGAGGGCTGGTTGCACGAGGTCATCTTCCTCGATTCCCTGAATGGTTGGTGCGCCGGGGGTGGCCGGGTTTTTCATTCGACCGATGGTGGGCTCACATGGACTGTTCAGTTGGACGCACCGGCGCACTTTTTTAGAATTCAATTCGTCGACGAGCTCTATGGCTGGGTGACCGGATACAACGGTGATGTTTACGCCACTACCGATGGCGGCGAGAACTGGAAGCTACAGGAAACCGGAAGCGACGACGTCTTCCAGGGTCTGTTTTTTACTGATCGAAACCACGGCTGGGCGGCAGGTCGCGACGGAACAATCATCCACACTTCCAACGGCGGATGGTAA
- a CDS encoding RidA family protein → MKRTLISSASPYESEIGFSRAVRVGDLVAVSGTAPILPDGSSACPNDAVGQTRRCLSIIQDAIEEAGGSLADVYRTRIYLTDAVHAEDVGRAHGEFFSDIRPAATMVVVKALLRDDWLVEIEAEALVGCSRKVITSLTKTT, encoded by the coding sequence ATGAAACGAACTCTGATATCGTCGGCATCACCATACGAGAGTGAGATAGGCTTCTCACGAGCCGTGCGCGTGGGCGACCTGGTCGCGGTGTCGGGCACGGCGCCGATCCTGCCCGACGGTAGCAGCGCCTGCCCCAACGATGCCGTCGGTCAGACCCGACGATGCCTGTCTATAATCCAGGACGCTATCGAAGAAGCGGGCGGTTCGCTAGCCGATGTATACCGCACCCGCATCTACCTCACCGATGCAGTGCACGCCGAAGATGTAGGCCGTGCGCACGGCGAGTTTTTTTCAGACATCCGACCGGCCGCCACTATGGTTGTTGTCAAGGCCCTTCTTCGCGATGACTGGCTGGTCGAGATCGAGGCCGAGGCGCTGGTCGGGTGTTCCCGCAAAGTGATAACGTCCTTGACAAAGACGACTTAA